One Myxococcus stipitatus DNA segment encodes these proteins:
- a CDS encoding nicotinamidase codes for MSLPLPRFHEDARAGQLYLERTAEVAEEARRFVTEHHVRPAREDAVRVAAFGIDVQVAFCAPGASLFVPGAVEDTQRALRWLYTNLDRVTELVFSLDTHRVFQIFHPAWWHDAQGRHPAPLSQITAADVRAGRWRATRFPEESLEYCERLEASGRYVLTVWPYHALLGGLSHALVPAMYEASVFHALARDTPTHFEMKGENPLTENYSVLVPEVTEVKGQRVGAFNTRLFEKLMTYDRVYVFGQAKSHCVLSTLRDLREHIERTDRSKMGRIHILVDAMSPVPAPPLEPLPPSLDFPRVAEAAIEELRQAGMRVVRTTDALDL; via the coding sequence ATGTCATTGCCACTGCCACGCTTCCACGAGGATGCCCGCGCGGGGCAGCTCTACCTGGAGCGCACCGCCGAGGTCGCCGAGGAGGCCCGGCGCTTCGTCACCGAGCACCACGTCCGTCCGGCCCGCGAGGACGCGGTCCGTGTCGCCGCCTTCGGCATCGACGTGCAGGTGGCGTTCTGCGCCCCGGGCGCCAGCCTCTTCGTGCCCGGCGCCGTGGAGGACACCCAGCGCGCGCTGCGCTGGCTCTACACGAACCTGGACCGGGTGACGGAGCTGGTGTTCTCGCTCGACACGCATCGCGTGTTCCAGATCTTCCACCCGGCCTGGTGGCACGACGCGCAAGGGCGGCACCCCGCGCCGCTCTCGCAAATCACCGCGGCGGACGTGCGCGCGGGGCGCTGGCGGGCCACGCGCTTCCCGGAGGAGAGCCTGGAGTATTGCGAGCGGCTGGAGGCCAGCGGGCGCTACGTGCTCACGGTCTGGCCGTACCACGCGCTGCTCGGAGGGCTCAGCCACGCGCTCGTGCCCGCCATGTACGAGGCGAGCGTGTTCCATGCCCTCGCGCGCGACACGCCCACCCACTTCGAGATGAAGGGCGAGAACCCGCTCACGGAGAACTACTCCGTGCTCGTCCCAGAGGTGACGGAGGTGAAGGGCCAGCGCGTGGGCGCCTTCAACACGCGCTTGTTCGAGAAGCTGATGACGTACGACCGGGTCTACGTCTTCGGGCAGGCCAAGTCGCACTGCGTGCTGTCGACCCTGCGAGACCTGCGTGAGCACATCGAGCGCACCGACCGCTCGAAGATGGGGCGCATCCACATCCTGGTCGACGCGATGAGCCCCGTGCCCGCGCCGCCCCTGGAGCCGCTGCCGCCCTCGCTCGACTTCCCCCGGGTGGCGGAGGCCGCCATCGAGGAGCTGCGTCAGGCGGGGATGCGGGTGGTGCGCACGACGGACGCCCTGGACCTCTGA